A segment of the Chromatiales bacterium 21-64-14 genome:
CGTGCGTTACGTGGAGCCGCGGCTCGGGTCGTGTCCCAATCCGGACCCGCTGGGTACACCGGACATCCTCCTGCTGGTATCCGAAGAAGTCGTGGTCTTCGACAACCTGCGGGGCAAGCTGGAACTGGTGGTACACGCCGATCCCGGCATACCCGACGCTTACCCCCGTGCTCAGCGCCGTCTCGACGAGCTGGTGCGCACGCTCCGGGAGACCGCGCCGCAACCCCCGGTACCGCATCCGCCACGCGAAGTGCGGGAGGCGGACTTCCGCTCCAGCTTTACGCAGGAAGGCTACGAAGACGCGGTGCGCCGCATCCAAGCCTATATCGTGGAGGGCGACGTCATGCAGGTGGTTCCATCCCAGCGCATGGCCATCCCCTATGAATCCGCGCCCCTGGACCTCTACCGCGCCCTGCGCAGCCTGAATCCGTCCCCTTATATGTTCTTCTTCGACCTCGCCGATTTCCACGTAGTGGGGTCTTCCCCGGAAATCCTGGCACGATTGGAAGACGGCATCGTCACCCTGCGCCCCATCGCCGGAACCCGGCCCCGGGGCGCTACCGAGGAGGAGGACCTGGCGCTCGAACAGGAGTTGCTGGCAGACCCCAAGGAGCGCGCCGAACACCTCATGCTCATCGACCTGGGGCGCAACGACGTCGGGCGCGTGGCGCAGATCGGAACGGTGAAACTCACCGAACAGATGACCATCGAGCGCTACTCCCACGTCATGCACATCGTCTCCAACGTCACTGGACAGCTGCGCGCGGGCCTGAGCGCCATCGATGTGTTGCGAGCGACCTTCCCGGCCGGCACCGTCACCGGCGCGCCCAAGATCCGGGCCATGGAGATCATCGATGAATTGGAGCCGGTGAAACGTGGCGTCTATGCCGGGGCAGTGGGCTATCTATCCTGGTCCGGCAACATGGACACCGCCATCGCCATCCGCACCGTGGTGATCAAAAACGGCACCCTGCATATCCAGGCCGGCGGCGGAATCGTCGCGGACTCCGTGCCCCGCGCGGAGTGGGAAGAGACCCTCAACAAACGCCGTGCCATCTTCCGCGCGGTGGCCATGGCCGAGGCGGGCTTGGATGGTTGATCGCCGGGAGCCACGAGCTACATACGGTGGCTCATGCGGCAACGGTAAAAGTGTCTCCACTTCGAACGGCATTCCCTGGGGCTGCACGGCCGTGCAGCCCCAGGGAATAAAGACAACAGCAACAGCCATACGGATGGGACATTGGGATTTCGGTACACATAGAGCCTTCCTTGGCGGTGCACACCACGACCCCGGGGGGCCGGGCTACACGATCCCTGTGTCCAACACGTCCGGCCCTGAATGGGGCCGGCGAGAACCGCACAAACCCGAACCCCTTACCGGCGGCCGCGAGTAGGTGCGGCACATCTACCTCCATAATAAAGTGGCGAGGTCGTCCGCCTGAGATTCAGCAACACACGCCAGACCTCCCCTGGCAGAGACCCGCCACGAGCACCGCCTATCCATGGCAAGGCGCTCCTCAACATGCCGGCTCGTCGCCCGTTCGTCCGACTGACTACCGGACCTCACGCGGGAAAACCGGCATCCTCGACTGAAAACTCTGGGGCTAAGTACGTGGTGGGCCGCAAACCTCCTGTTCGCGCGCTGATGCCAGCTTCAGATTCCGTCCCTGGGATTTCTTGTTATTCAGGCGCCCCGGCAGGCTGCGCCGCGTCCCGCAGATGTTGTCATGGTTCCACCGACGTATCTGTGTTTTAGCAGAGCAACGGCGCTCGGTCAAGTCCGATGGGTGGGGTACCGCTGCCGGCGCTTTTCAGCGGCCCAATGCCGAACGGTCACGCGCGGGCGATCAGCGGGCAAATCGCTGCGTTCGAATCGGTTTCGCGGGCCCGTTCCGGGGGTCAAAAACGACGCGGTGCGCACTGTAGCGTACTCGCGCCGCCATCCCGTGGCACGAACCACAGCATCCGGTGGTCAGCGTGCCCGGCGCGATGGGCCGCGGACCGCGCCGGTGTCCGTCGCGCGGGCGCCGAGGCGCTGCCAGAACGGACCGCACTGACCACAGGGCGCAACGGCGTAGCCGATACGACGTCGAGACGGGCACGGCTAGCAGGCCGATAAGAAATGCGTTCTAGGCGCGCATCAGCCGGGCGGCCACCAGCGCCACCCGCATGGCGTCGGAGTCCAGCACTTCAGGGATCAGCGGCCAAATGTCCAAAAGGCGCCGGGGGCTGCGCCGAGCGGCCTCTTCCAGGCGCACACGCGTGGCGCGCGCGAGATTCTGGTGGGTCAGCAGCAGGGGCGCGTTCCAGTGATGGTATTCGGCAACCAACTGACCTTGCAGTTCGGTCTCCCAACGTTCGTCCACCAGGAGCTCAGGGAAGTCCGGGGCCGCGATCCGCCGACCGACCCGCTCTTCCCCCACCCGCAAGCCGGACAGGCCAGTACCGCTGCCGTCGGTGTGCCGTTCGAACCATTGAGCCACCGGCCTGGGCCGCGCAGCGAGGTTTACCTGCCGTTCCAGAAGACCCCGGTGGCGCGCGGAGTTGGAGACGGATCCAATGGCGGGGGCGGGAAAACCCGCGTCGCCGAGCATGAACGGACGCCAAGTGGGGTCGCGTACCGGCTCCACCTCGTAGCGCCAGCGCCGGCTCTGGAGCAGGGCCAGAGGCGCCAAGGTCTCACGATGCAACAGCCACAGCTCGTAGCGGTCACCGAAACGGAACGGGATAGGCGGACGTCGTTCCAGCGCGGCCATGATATCCTCGGGGGCGTCGCTGTGCGCCGAAAGACCGGCATCGTCACCGTCTTCTGCGCCAGCGGCTTCCCGCCACCCAGTGCCTTCGACGTTGCGCACCTGCCAGCGTCGGCCGTTACTCGAATAAGCCCGTGCCTCGCCGGTGTCCACTACCTGGAGCACGCCCAGGTAGGGATTCATGCGGCGGATGGCGTAGTAATCAACGAACATCGCGGCTCCCGTGCAGGTCGTCAAGCACAGGCCCCCGGGTGCCCACAGGCCCCGCACTACGACGCCAATCCGCATGTTACACGGTCTTCGGCTGTGGCCGCCGCTGCGCGCGCCAAACCGGGGGTTATTCTCTACGCCCGCCTCGACGTAGAGTCGGCTACTGTGTCGGCGCGCTGCGGTCTGTGTACCCCCGCAATGGTATCGCGGCGCCCGCACGACGAACACTGGCGAGATGCGCAGGCTTGGACCGGAACGCTGGCTTCGAGCCGACATCCCGGAGGCCGCTCCGGTCCCGACCACCTTTCATCGAATATCGCTCGCCCCACGCTGCCGGACCGGTCACGTATTGCCTCGTGACCCCGCGGTCCCACGCCACCTGACCCTGTCTCGCAGCAGCGCAAGACTACCGCGCTCAAGTATTCGTCAGCACCGCCTGGGCCAAGGGACGAAACTGTAGCGTATAGAACATCTCAAGATAGCGACGGGTCTCGTCCCGCTCCAGATTGGTCACGTACTTCCAGAAACCGTAGATGCGCGACAGGGTCATCATCCGCTCGGCGTACAGTTCCCAGGTATAACGGCTGCGGACCCGGTCGATGGCGCCCGTGGACATCCGTTCCCAGTGGCCCGGCTCCTTTGCGCAACGATCGAAGAAATCCGTCAGGACCTGACAGGCTTCCTCCCCGTGATTGGGATCGATGTGGAAACCCGAACGCCCATGCTCGATGATCTCCAGGGGACCGCCGTACCGGGTAGCGAAGGTGGGCAACCCGGAGGCCATCGCCTCGATCACTGTCAGGCCGAAGGCCTCGAATACCGCCGGCTGCACGAACGCGCCGTGCTGGTCCGCGACAAACCGGTACAGCTCCCCCGACATGTTCTTGTCCAGATGGATGCCGAGCCAGCGCACCTGGCCATCCAGACCATGGTGGTCCATCAGTTCGTGCATGCGCGCGATCTGTTCCTGCTCCTCACGATCGCTGGATTCGGCCGCGTCTACATGCCCCGCGACCACCAGCAGGTTCACCTGTTCGCGCAGTGCGGGGTCGTTACTGAACCATTCGACCAGCCCAGTGATGTTTTTGATGCGGTCCAGGCGTGCCATGGTGAACAGTAGGGGCTTCTCGGGATCGGAAAAGACGCCGCGCGCACCAGGCCGCGCGGCGCCGAAGACCAGCTCGCGTATCTCGGTGTGCAGCCCCGTCAACCGCCGGCCGTGATCCGTATAGGGAAAATAGATGTTCGAGTCCGCGCCGGGCGAGACAATATTGAATTTCGGATCGAACAGATCGATGCCATTCACTACCCGGTATAGTCCCGGCATGGTGAAGGTGGAATAGCTCTCGTACTGGCCCTGCCCATCCTCACGCCCGGCGATTTCCTGGTAGGTACTGGCGATAATGAAGTCCGTGGCGTTCATCGCGATCAGGTCCGCCGTGAATTGACAGGAGAAATGGTATTGCGATTCATTCTGCTGCCAGTAGAGGTCCGAATAGAGGTACTTGGGCTTTTCCAGCGCGTGGGCGATATTACACTGGGTCACGTGCAGGCGTTGCGCCAGCAGCGTGGCCACCAGATTCCCGTCGGAATAATTACCGACGATGAGATCTGGGCGGCCACCGAGTTCCGCGAGCAGTTCCGTCTCGGACTCCGCCGCGAAACCCTCCAGGTAGGGCCATACTTCGAACCGCGATATCCAATGCGGGATGACGTTGCCGTCCGAACCCCGGAACGGGACCCGCAGGATGCGCGCAAACTCGGTGCCGATGATCGGCTCGATCCGCTCGTCGCAGGTGGTGCCGCGGGCCTCGGGGATCAGCCGCGTAATCACCAGGATCTGGGGCTCAGTATCCAGTCCCTGCTCGGCGATCCGCCGGCGCATCTCCTTCTCCAAGGCCCGGACCTGGTCCAGGATGTACACCACCTGTCCCCCGGTGTCCGGCAGGCCCAGCACTTTGGACTGTCCGAAGAAACCGTGGGGCGACAGGATCACGATGTTGAAGATCATCGGGATCCGCCCAAGAAAGCGTTCTAGATTGCCCGGTTCCGGCGCCTCCAGGATGTCGGTCAACAGGTTCAATGTGTCGCGCATGCGCTCGGCGCTCGCCCCCCATCCCGGCTCGAAACCCAAGCTGTGCAGGGTGTGACCGACCCGCTCCCAATCGGCTTCCGGGGACTCGGTAGCCAGGTAATCTTCCGCCCGGCGCAAGGCACGGCGCAGCTCAGACACATCGCGGATCAACCCGTTGAGCATGAGTTGACGGCCCCGCACCTGATGCACCCGCAGGAAATCCAACAGCCGCTGATCCCCCTTGCCCAGCTCCTGGAACAACTGGCTCGAAAGCCGTCGGTTGAGGAACTCCACGCCACGACCGATGGAACGCGCCTCTTTGAGCTTGGGAAATTCCCGATTGAAGGGTCCGAGATCGACCTCCAGGGTCCAGGGATCCGTAAAGGTGCGCCCCGCCAACAAGCGCTCCTTGAAGGCCAGGAATTCGGATACGCGGATCTCCTGGTATTCCATCGAATCGACATGGAAACGCAGGTAAATCCAGCGTGCGACTCCCGGGCGCAGCGCAAGGTAGATCCAAGGCGCCTCCAGAGCCGCCTCCTGGGCGGAACTGATGATGCGAGCGAGCGCGCTGTCGCACATCGGCGCGCCCTCCGTGGACTCGCAAAAGCGCTGGAACTCGTCCCATAGATCCGAATGCAGCAGGAATGGACGGCCGAGCCCCAGGTAGCGGTGCAACAGCATGAAGACGGATTCCCGCCGCTCGTGCAAGAGTTCATCAACGGTTTCAATCACGATTCGACGACCTCCTCTTCCTGAATCCGAATCTCACCCAAAAAATCATAATAGTCCATGGCCTCCAGGATGCCCCAGGCATGGGCGCCCTTGGAGAAATAAACCCGCGGCTTCCCGCGCAGGCGATTGAGTTCGGCGCTGTGGTTACTCACCACCACCCCAAGCGTATTTCCCAGCAGCATCTCCCGGTCGTTTCCGGAGTTGCCCGCCACCAGCACCCGCTCCAAGGGCAAACCCCATTTCCACGCCAAGTAGCGTAGGGCCAGGCCCTTGGACGCCCGAATCGGAACGAGGTCCAGGAACATCTGGTGCGAGTAGATCAGATTTACATGCAGATCACGCTTGCGCAGATGACGCTGGATTCCACGGATCGGAAGCGACTCCTCGGGATCGACATAGTAGCTGATTTTGTACGGTTGTTGCTCGCGCCGCGGCTGGATCCGCAGGCCCGGCAAGTCCGCCAACGCAGTCCGCAGCAAATCCGGTTCCCACCGGTAATCGATATGACGCCGCCAACCCGCGTCGTCCACCATCCCGTGTCCGTAGTGGATCGCGGTACCCACGGCGGTGATCAACAAGTCCGGAACCGGCATCTGGCATTCCTTCAGCACCTCCAGGGTACTGTCCAGGGACCGGCCGGTCGCCACCCCGAAACCGATCTGTCCATTGGCCGCCTCCAACCGGGCGATGAAAGCCCGGGCCGCCTCCGCATCGCCCATCAGGGTATCGTCGATATCACACACGACAAGCCGGTCCACGGTCGGGAGCCGGCTCTTCTCCGGTGCGAGCGTACGCGACCGGTAGCGCTCACCAAGGATGCTGCGCACCTCACGCAGATACTTTTGCACGTGACTCTTCCAGGAATAATGCTCCTGCGCACCGCGAATACCGCTGCGCGACCAACGCTGCCAACGTTCGCGATCCGAGAGCGCTTCGAGAATCGATGCCCCCATCCCGTCGACGTCCAACGGATCGACAAGGAGACCGTTTTTGCAAATCCCGACGATATCCCGCGGACCTCCGTCCTCGGTGGAAACCACCGGGAGCCCGGAGGCCGCTGCCTCCAGCAGGGTAAGCCCGAAGGGCTCGGTAAGGGCCGGATTGACAAACACCCCGCGGGTGGTGGCAGCCATCCGGTAGAGCGCCGGGATGTCATCGGGTGCGTGGTGTTTCGGGTACGCCACCGAGCCATACAGGTCGTGGCGGTCGATCTGCAACAGCAGGCCGGTCATTACGTCGCGCGCACCTCGCTCCAGGGTGGCGATGTCGTCCCGGTTCCCCGCGACCACCACCAGGTTCGCGCGCTCACGCAGCGCGGCGTTTCCGCCATACGCGCGCACCAGGGTAGCGATGTTCTTGCGCTCGTCGGCACGCGAGACGGCGAGGATCATGGGGCGGCGCGGGTCCCTCAAGAAACGCTCCAGATCCTTCTGCACCGCGGCCGGCGGGACCCCACGCTGTGGCGGATGGAAACGACCAAGATCCACCCCGGGGGGGATCACCACCATGCGGCCGGGCTGATAGTTGTCATAGAGACTGTACTGCTCTTCCACCTCCTGGTGGGTACTGGCGATCACCCTGGACGCGGTGTCGAGGGCGATCTCCTCCGCTTCGATACGCTGTGCGATATTGTACTGCGCCTCCATAACCGCATCCTTGGTGCCTTTTTCCAACAGACGTAGGCGCTTCACCCGTCCCAGGGAGTGGCCGGTGTGGATCAGGGGCACCCCGAGCAGGCTCGCCACCGGCGCCCCGACATATCCGGCGTCCGCATAGTGGCTGTGGATCAGATCCGGAAGCCGCCCGACACGGCGTACATATTGGACCGCCAAGTCCACCATGCCTTCCAAATAAGGCCACAACACCTCCTTGCGCAGGTAGCGGCGCGGGCCGAAGGGCAGCCGGATGATGTAGGCGTTGGGTGCGATCTGTTCCTCGGGCTGCGCATAATCGGACGAAATTTTTGGATCGAAGACTTGGCGGGTCAGCAGGTCGACCCTGCCGACTTCGGGATGAGCGGCCAGCGCACGCGCCAATTCGACCACGTATTTGACCTGTCCACCGGTGTCCGCGTCGCGCCCCAACTCCAAGTCGTGGCCCCGGATCAGTCCGTGGACGCTGACAAGCAGCAAGTAGAGGTCGCGCGGCGGTCCCTTCTCTAATCGCTTTCCCATTGTGTCAGCATCTCATCGTACAAGGCTCGGTGCGACGTCGTGGCGCCCCGGATGGTGCAGATGCGCGCGGCAAACGCGGCCGCACGGCGCAGGGTCTTCGGCAACGGCCAACCATGGACCAAGCCCAGGAGCGTGACCGAACTAAAGGCGTCCCCGGCGCCGACCGCATCCGCGAATTCCGGCACCGCCACCGGCTCAATGCGTCCCGCTGCATCGCGGGTGGCGAACCATCCCCCATGCTCGCCCTGGGTCACCACCAACAGCGCACAGCCGTAGCGCTCACGCACCATGCGTGTGGTGGATTCCAATTGGCCCGGGTCCAGCGCGCCGGCATCCATAAGTACCGCGAGCTCCGTTTCACTCAGCTTGAGCCAGCGCGCGCCGTGCACCAGCGTGTCGAGTCCCTTGCGCTGCCACCAGGGCGCCCGCAGGTTGATATCCACGAACGCGGGTACGCCGGTTGCGCGCAGCTGCTCCAACGCCTTGCGGGAAACCCGGTTACGGGCGACGAGACTTCCATGGTAAAGCAGCGCCGGGGTGAGCCCGGCGAGACTCGTACGCACGGCATCGGCGTCGATGTAGTCGTAGGCCTGGTCGGGCAGGATGCGGAAGTCCGGCTGGCCTTTGCTCAGGCTCACATGCACCGATCCGGTTGGATGGCTGGCATCCCGCTGCAACCCGCCCACATCCAGACCCCACCCGGTCATCGCCGTCAGGACCTGCTCCCCCAACTCGTCGCGCCCCACCCGGCTGATGAACAAAGGATCCAGGCCAAAACCCGCGAGGTGCCACGCCACGTTGAACGGCGCGCCGCCGAGGACCCGGGTACCGTCCTCGAAGCGGTCGAACAGGACTTCACCAAAGACCACGGGCCGCCCCGGCACACTCGCCATTGCACAATCCTTATGAAACTGGGCCTTCATTCATTGTAACGGATTCGCGCACGTCGGACATGGCGCGCGGATTTCACACGGCACCGGATATGCGCCACGCACGCGGAATACAGTGCCAGGGCTGGATTCAGATGGTTCTGGTGGAGAACGTGGGATCGACCCGCGACGGTGCAAACCCCCCGGGCGCCGGAATCCGGGGCCGGATACCGGCGGGCCGGCTCTGAAACCGCGCATCGGCGCCACGGTAGCGGGCAAAGGACCGGATGATCTGCACCGAGTCTCGCGCCGCGGACGCCAGGGGGGCGGCTTGCCGACTCCGCGGTCTGCTGCAGGCGCGGGACATCGGCTGGCTTCCCCACGCGCCCAACGCGGCCATGACATAGGGCTGAGCGCGGGCGGTGCCGTGGCCCAGGGCAGCACGCAGGGTGGCGCGGGCCGGGGCACCGATACGCACCAAGGCCTGGGCGGCTGCGTGGCGGATCAGCGGGTGCGGATCCCGGCTAAGCCCGGTCAGGTACGGCAGGGCCTTGGGGCTACCCAACTCCCCGAGGTCCAGCACCATCCACAGGCGCAACTGCGGATCCCCCGCGGCACGGACCATCGGCGCTACCGCCCGATCGTCCCCGATGCGGGCCAAGGCATCTGCCGTCGGGATCGTCCATGGCGCGGATCAAGGCTTCCACCGCGCGCGGATCCGTCCGGTCGGCGAGCTGTCCGGCCGCGCTCCAACGCAGACTCGGAATCCGCGAACGCAACCGCTGCAGCAATTCGGCCACGGAGGCGCCGCTACCGCGCGGAGCCGTCGGCGGCGTGGCAATTCGCATAGCGTAGCTCGGTCCGGACTTCACGGCGAGACGAAGGCGGACCCGGCAGGAACAAAATCCTGCCAGGGCGAGTCTAGAACCTATCTCAAAATCGCAGATCGGGCGTTCAGGCAAGGCGCGGGCCCTGCGAGGAGCGCAGTTTACACCCAGTAAATGAGCACCGCAGCAGGGTCCGCAACGCCGCATGGGCGATCGAGATGCATTTTGAGATAGGTTCTAGTTATCTTATAAAGATAGTTATACTGGAAGCACGGTGTACGGCCATTCCTGGCCCCAGCACGGCGGAGACCCAATGGACAAATACCATACGGTAACGCCGGTTTCCGGGACCGGGCCACGATGACGGCGGGACGGTGGCCAGGGTGCGGCGCTACCCGGTTGCTGGTGCGAATCGTCGGGTTCTACGGGTTTTTGTTGCTCACGCTGTCGCTCGGCGCGCCGGCTCTCGCAGCGACAGCCGCCTCCGGCCACGCGCGTGACGCGCCCCGCTATACCAACCGCCTGATCCATTCCGCCGACCCCTATCTGCTACTTCACGCCCACAATCCGGTGGACTGGTATCCCTGGGGGCCGGAGGCTATCGAAAAGGCACGCCGGGAACACAAACCCATCTTCGTATCCATCGGCTACAGCACCTGCTACTGGTGCCATGTGGCGGAACGGACACTGTACTCGGACCCGGACATCGCCAAGTTGATGAACCGGTGGTTTATCAACATCAAGGTCGATCGGGAGCAACGCCCGGACCTCGATCAGATCTACATGCTGGCCACGGAAATCCTCACGAGCCATGGCGGGTGGCCGAACAATGTGTTTCTGACCCCGGACCTGAAGCCGTTCTTCGCCGGCAGCTATTTCCCGCCCACCGATGACAGTTTCGGCCGACCGGGCTTCCCGTCCGTATTGCGGATGGTCCACGAACAGTGGACCGATCACCGGAAAGAGGTGCTCGCCAAGGCGAACCGCGTATACCAGATCATGCAGCAGGTAGGCGTTCCCGGTGCGAGCGCACCCGCACCGGTACGGCCGCTGGCCTGGGTGCAGCAAGCCCGGCGTGCCTTTGAGACGCGCTTCGATTGGAAATACG
Coding sequences within it:
- a CDS encoding anthranilate synthase component I, coding for MNEAQFRQFAAEGHTRIPVTREVLADLDTPLSTYLKLARGPYSYLLESVQGGEKWGRYSIIGLPCHTRLRVQGDQVTVERDDVVAEHARTDDPLAWIESFQQRYRVPPVDGLPRFTGGLVGYFGYDTVRYVEPRLGSCPNPDPLGTPDILLLVSEEVVVFDNLRGKLELVVHADPGIPDAYPRAQRRLDELVRTLRETAPQPPVPHPPREVREADFRSSFTQEGYEDAVRRIQAYIVEGDVMQVVPSQRMAIPYESAPLDLYRALRSLNPSPYMFFFDLADFHVVGSSPEILARLEDGIVTLRPIAGTRPRGATEEEDLALEQELLADPKERAEHLMLIDLGRNDVGRVAQIGTVKLTEQMTIERYSHVMHIVSNVTGQLRAGLSAIDVLRATFPAGTVTGAPKIRAMEIIDELEPVKRGVYAGAVGYLSWSGNMDTAIAIRTVVIKNGTLHIQAGGGIVADSVPRAEWEETLNKRRAIFRAVAMAEAGLDG
- a CDS encoding sucrose synthase; the protein is METVDELLHERRESVFMLLHRYLGLGRPFLLHSDLWDEFQRFCESTEGAPMCDSALARIISSAQEAALEAPWIYLALRPGVARWIYLRFHVDSMEYQEIRVSEFLAFKERLLAGRTFTDPWTLEVDLGPFNREFPKLKEARSIGRGVEFLNRRLSSQLFQELGKGDQRLLDFLRVHQVRGRQLMLNGLIRDVSELRRALRRAEDYLATESPEADWERVGHTLHSLGFEPGWGASAERMRDTLNLLTDILEAPEPGNLERFLGRIPMIFNIVILSPHGFFGQSKVLGLPDTGGQVVYILDQVRALEKEMRRRIAEQGLDTEPQILVITRLIPEARGTTCDERIEPIIGTEFARILRVPFRGSDGNVIPHWISRFEVWPYLEGFAAESETELLAELGGRPDLIVGNYSDGNLVATLLAQRLHVTQCNIAHALEKPKYLYSDLYWQQNESQYHFSCQFTADLIAMNATDFIIASTYQEIAGREDGQGQYESYSTFTMPGLYRVVNGIDLFDPKFNIVSPGADSNIYFPYTDHGRRLTGLHTEIRELVFGAARPGARGVFSDPEKPLLFTMARLDRIKNITGLVEWFSNDPALREQVNLLVVAGHVDAAESSDREEQEQIARMHELMDHHGLDGQVRWLGIHLDKNMSGELYRFVADQHGAFVQPAVFEAFGLTVIEAMASGLPTFATRYGGPLEIIEHGRSGFHIDPNHGEEACQVLTDFFDRCAKEPGHWERMSTGAIDRVRSRYTWELYAERMMTLSRIYGFWKYVTNLERDETRRYLEMFYTLQFRPLAQAVLTNT
- a CDS encoding HAD family hydrolase, whose product is MGKRLEKGPPRDLYLLLVSVHGLIRGHDLELGRDADTGGQVKYVVELARALAAHPEVGRVDLLTRQVFDPKISSDYAQPEEQIAPNAYIIRLPFGPRRYLRKEVLWPYLEGMVDLAVQYVRRVGRLPDLIHSHYADAGYVGAPVASLLGVPLIHTGHSLGRVKRLRLLEKGTKDAVMEAQYNIAQRIEAEEIALDTASRVIASTHQEVEEQYSLYDNYQPGRMVVIPPGVDLGRFHPPQRGVPPAAVQKDLERFLRDPRRPMILAVSRADERKNIATLVRAYGGNAALRERANLVVVAGNRDDIATLERGARDVMTGLLLQIDRHDLYGSVAYPKHHAPDDIPALYRMAATTRGVFVNPALTEPFGLTLLEAAASGLPVVSTEDGGPRDIVGICKNGLLVDPLDVDGMGASILEALSDRERWQRWSRSGIRGAQEHYSWKSHVQKYLREVRSILGERYRSRTLAPEKSRLPTVDRLVVCDIDDTLMGDAEAARAFIARLEAANGQIGFGVATGRSLDSTLEVLKECQMPVPDLLITAVGTAIHYGHGMVDDAGWRRHIDYRWEPDLLRTALADLPGLRIQPRREQQPYKISYYVDPEESLPIRGIQRHLRKRDLHVNLIYSHQMFLDLVPIRASKGLALRYLAWKWGLPLERVLVAGNSGNDREMLLGNTLGVVVSNHSAELNRLRGKPRVYFSKGAHAWGILEAMDYYDFLGEIRIQEEEVVES